One segment of Brassica napus cultivar Da-Ae chromosome C3, Da-Ae, whole genome shotgun sequence DNA contains the following:
- the LOC106388898 gene encoding rhamnogalacturonate lyase-like: MGMFTIANVRPGTYNLFAWAAGHIGDYKYEREIIITPGKAINVGSLVYEPPRSGPTLWEIGVPDRTALEFNIPDPDPALVTKLYANHPNAPEDRFRQYGLWDRYKVLYPREDVTFTVGVSDYKKDWFFAHLNRRAGEKKLQATTWKIVFNLKQVSQTGNYTLRMALAAANTADILVRVNEPSSKPMFRTGLVGRDNAIARHGIHGLYRLFNIDVQRKLLKVGDNTIFLTQNRVTSIFTGVMYDYLRLEGPSGAI; the protein is encoded by the exons ATGGGGATGTTCACAATAGCGAATGTGAGACCTGGGACATATAACCTCTTCGCATGGGCTGCCGGACATATTGGCGACTATAAATACGAGCGTGAAATTATAATTACACCAG GTAAGGCAATAAACGTAGGATCCTTAGTGTATGAGCCGCCAAGAAGTGGTCCGACGCTGTGGGAGATCGGTGTACCGGATCGGACCGCCTTAGAATTCAATATCCCAGATCCGGACCCAGCCCTTGTGACCAAACTATATGCAAATCACCCAAATGCTCCTGAAGACAG ATTTAGACAATATGGTCTATGGGATCGTTACAAAGTATTGTATCCTCGAGAAGATGTTACTTTTACTGTTGGAGTGAGTGACTATAAAAAAGATTGGTTCTTTGCACATCTCAACAG GAGAGCTGGAGAAAAGAAACTTCAAGCAACGACatggaaaattgtttttaactTAAAACAAGTGTCCCAAACTGGAAATTATACTCTTCGAATGGCTTTGGCTGCAGCCAACACTGCCGATATATTAGTTCGGGTCAACGAACCTAGCTCCAAACCTATGTTTAGGACTGGGTTAGTAGGTCGGGATAACGCGATCGCTAGACATGGAATTCATGGGTTATACAGATTGTTCAATATAGACGTTCAGAGAAAGTTGCTTAAGGTTGGTGACAATACGATTTTTCTCACTCAAAACCGGGTCACTAGTATTTTTACAGGTGTCATGTATGATTATCTTCGATTGGAAGGTCCTTCAGGAGCCATATAA
- the LOC125584476 gene encoding rhamnogalacturonate lyase-like, with amino-acid sequence MSPQKSYSYIIFDLEIWKKKMISQKTIASWMICFLLLLLLPIAFSEPTRNLKGTSARAPTVQQIRNKEVIVDNGIVRVTFSNPEGLITGIKYNEIGNVLNPYLRARGYWDITWQRENNILPTLDRIEGTNFRIITQSEEQVEISFSRTWNGGSDHIPLNVDKRYIIRTNTSGIYTYGIFERQPEWPEVEMGLIRVAFKLNPDRFHYMVVADNRQRQMPTDDDRDIHSGRAKPLAYKEAVQLTNPHNQMFKNQVDDKYQYSCEVKDNKVHGWISTKSNVGFWLISPSGEYRSGGPVKQELTSHVGPTTLTTFISQHYVGQDMETRYKTGEAWKKVLGPVFIYLNSDSTGNNLQHSLWEDAKRQTEQEVEAWPYGFVASSDFPTRQERGTITGRLFVNDRFLAPAGYAYIGLAPPGEAGSWQTNTKGYQFWTQTNETGYFTISNVRPGTYNLYGWVHGFIGDFKYQNLVNVAAGSEICLDRVVFQPPRNGPTLWEIGVPDRTAREYFVPEPYQNTMNPLYLNHTDKFRQYGLWQRYTELYPNHDLVYTVGVSNYSQDWFYAHVTRNIYGSTYVPTTWQIVFELPYVNWRGSYTLQLALASAARANLQVRFNNEYSRPLFSEGIGRDNAIARHGIHGAYHLYSIDVPGRLLRTGTNTIYLRQSKAVGAFEGLMYDYIRLEEPSTA; translated from the exons GTGATAGTGGACAATGGAATTGTGAGAGTGACTTTCTCGAATCCTGAAGGATTAATAACTGGGATCAAATACAATGAAATCGGCAATGTTCTTAATCCATATCTCCGAGCTCGAGG GTACTGGGACATAACATGGCAAAGAGAAAACAACATTCTCCCAACGTTGGATAG AATCGAAGGAACCAACTTTAGAATCATAACTCAAAGCGAAGAACAAGTGGAGATTTCTTTCTCCCGAACATGGAATGGTGGTTCTGATCATATTCCATTAAACGTAGACAAGAGGTATATTATACGTACAAATACTTCAGGAATCTACACTTATGGAATTTTTGAGAGACAACCCGAATGGCCAGAAGTGGAGATGGGTCTAATTCGAGTCGCCTTTAAACTCAACCCTGATag ATTTCATTACATGGTGGTGGCAGATAATCGGCAAAGACAAATGCCAACAGACGATGACCGTGACATCCACAGTGGCCGTGCCAAGCCCCTTGCTTACAAAGAGGCTGTACAATTGACTAATCCTCACAACCAAATGTTCAAAAACCAg GTGGATGATAAATACCAGTActcatgtgaggtcaaggacaACAAGGTGCATGGTTGGATATCGACCAAGTCCAATGTTGGTTTCTGGCTTATCTCACCGAGCGGTGAATACCGCTCTGGTGGACCGGTCAAACAGGAGCTCACGTCTCACGTCGGTCCCACGACCCTTACG ACCTTTATAAGCCAGCATTATGTTGGTCAGGACATGGAGACAAGGTACAAAACTGGTGAAGCGTGGAAAAAGGTCTTGGGACCTGTATTCATTTACTTAAACTCTGATTCTACCGGCAATAATCTACAACATTCGTTATGGGAAGATGCTAAACGACAG ACCGAACAAGAAGTTGAAGCATGGCCGTACGGTTTTGTAGCGTCCTCTGACTTTCCTACTCGTCAAGAAAGAGGAACCATTACCGGTCGACTCTTTGTCAACGACAG GTTCTTGGCTCCGGCAGGATATGCATACATCGGTTTAGCACCGCCAGGAGAAGCTGGTTCTTGGCAAACAAATACTAAG GGATACCAATTTTGGACACAGACGAATGAAACCGGCTATTTCACCATTTCTAACGTTAGACCGGGAACGTATAATCTATACGGATGGGTTCATGGTTTTATCGGAGACTTCAAATACCAAAACCTAGTTAACGTAGCTGCAGGTTCAGAGATATGTCTTGATAGAGTTGTGTTCCAGCCTCCTAGGAATGGTCCAACGTTATGGGAGATTGGTGTACCGGACCGAACCGCCAGAGAATACTTTGTACCGGAACCATACCAGAATACAATGAACCCCTTATACTTAAACCACACTGACAA GTTTAGGCAGTATGGGTTATGGCAACGTTACACGGAGTTATATCCAAACCATGATCTCGTCTACACAGTTGGAGTTAGTAACTATAGTCAAGACTGGTTCTACGCTCACGTCACAag GAACATTTATGGTTCGACCTATGTACCAACGACATGGCAGATTGTTTTTGAACTTCCATATGTGAACTGGCGAGGTAGCTACACATTGCAACTAGCTTTAGCTTCGGCTGCACGGGCTAACTTACAAGTACGGTTCAACAACGAATACTCTAGGCCATTGTTCTCTGAGGGTATCGGAAGAGATAATGCTATAGCAAGACATGGAATCCATGGAGCCTACCATCTTTATAGCATTGATGTACCTGGAAGGTTACTAAGAACCGGGACCAACACAATCTATCTACGTCAGTCTAAAGCGGTGGGAGCGTTTGAAGGTCTTATGTATGATTACATTCGTCTTGAAGAGCCTTCTACAGCTTAA
- the LOC106410078 gene encoding cinnamyl alcohol dehydrogenase 7-like, translating to MGEVLKKEAYGLAVKDESGVISPFHFSRRETGENDVRFKVLFCGICHTDLSMAINEWGFTSYPLVPGHEIVGVVTEVGAKVTKFNAGDKVGVGYMVSSCGSCETCTDDQENYCPKMILTSGGKYYDDTITYGGYSDHMVCEEDYIIRIPENLPLDATAPLLCAGTTVYSPMKYHGLDKPGMHIGVVGLGGLGHVAVKFAKAMGIKVTVISTSDRKRDEALTRLGADLFLVSRDPEQMKDAMGTMDGIIDTVSATHPVLPILDLLKYKGKLIMVGAPDKPLELPVLPLIFGKKMVVGSMVGGIKETQEMMDLAGKHNITADIELISADYVNTAMERLQKADVRYRFVIDVANTLKPSP from the exons ATGGGAGAGGTCCTTAAGAAGGAGGCGTACGGACTGGCTGTAAAAGACGAATCTGGAGTTATCTCGCCTTTCCATTTCTCAAGAAG GGAGACAGGAGAAAATGATGTGAGGTTCAAAGTGTTGTTCTGTGGAATTTGCCACACAGATTTAAGCATGGCCATAAACGAGTGGGGGTTTACTAGTTACCCCCTTGTCCCCGG GCATGAAATAGTGGGCGTGGTGACTGAAGTCGGAGCCAAAGTGACTAAATTCAACGCCGGAGACAAAGTGGGAGTTGGTTATATGGTCAGCTCATGCGGGTCATGTGAAACCTGCACTGATGACCAAGAGAACTACTGTCCAAAAATGATCCTAACGTCCGGAGGCAAGTATTACGATGACACTATAACATATGGTGGTTACTCCGACCACATGGTTTGTGAAGAGGACTACATCATCCGTATTCCAGAAAATCTTCCCTTAGACGCTACCGCGCCGCTACTCTGCGCTGGGACCACCGTCTATTCCCCGATGAAGTATCACGGGCTCGACAAGCCGGGTATGCACATTGGTGTGGTGGGACTAGGCGGTTTAGGTCATGTAGCTGTGAAATTTGCTAAGGCTATGGGTATTAAGGTTACAGTTATTAGTACTTCGGATAGGAAGAGAGACGAGGCGTTAACTCGGCTTGGTGCGGATCTGTTCTTGGTGAGCCGTGACCCGGAACAGATGAAGGATGCAATGGGTACTATGGATGGTATTATTGATACCGTATCTGCTACTCATCCAGTTCTTCCGATTCTTGATTTGCTTAAATATAAGGGTAAACTTATTATGGTTGGTGCACCTGATAAACCACTTGAGCTTCCGGTTCTGCCTCTCATCTTTG GAAAAAAGATGGTGGTGGGAAGTATGGTAGGAGGGATAAAAGAGACTCAAGAGATGATGGATTTGGCCGGAAAACACAACATCACGGCAGATATTGAGCTTATCTCTGCGGATTATGTCAACACTGCCATGGAACGGCTCCAGAAGGCTGACGTTAGATACCGTTTTGTGATTGATGTTGCCAACACCTTGAAGCCTAGTCcttaa
- the LOC106388894 gene encoding pentatricopeptide repeat-containing protein At4g38010, translating into MEKSALLEFTSRCTSLRVFKQIQTQLISRHLLRDDSVVDKVVTFFGKSADFASYSCVFLHTILPSLSSYPYNTLLSSYAVCDKPRATILVYRTFLSNGFPPDTYTFPPLFKACGKFSGIGEGKQIHGSVTKMGFLSDVYVQNSLLHFYGSCGNLESACKVFDEMPVRDVVSWTGVISGFSRIGLYKEALRMFLKMDVEANLATYICALVASGRVGWLRLGQGIHGLIMKKAYLFSLEIGNALIDMYVKCEQLCDAKRVFGELKTKDKVSWNSMISGLVQCKKPNEAVELFFSLMQTSSGVKPDGHILTSVLSACASLGAVEYGRWVHEYVVRAGIKWDTHIGTAVVDMYAKCGCIETALEVFNGIRIKNVYTWNALLGGLAIHGHGHESLRYFEKMVKLGFKPNEVTFLAVLNACCHTGLVDEGRRYFYKMITGEYNLSPKLEHYGCLIDMLCRAGLLDEALELVKAMPVKPDVLICGAILSACKSRETLTELPKEILDKFLEMEFEDSGVYVLLSNIFAANRRWNDVAKIRRLMKVKGISKVPGSSAIDVN; encoded by the coding sequence ATGGAGAAATCAGCTCTTCTGGAGTTTACTAGCCGATGCACCTCTCTCCGCGTCTTCAAACAAATACAGACTCAGCTAATTTCTCGCCATCTTCTTCGTGACGACTCAGTCGTTGATAAAGTCGTGACCTTTTTCGGTAAATCCGCAGACTTCGCATCTTACAGCTGCGTATTCCTCCACACAATCCTTCCTTCGTTGAGCTCTTATCCATACAACACGCTCTTGTCGAGCTACGCAGTCTGCGATAAACCCAGAGCGACGATCCTTGTTTACCGAACGTTTCTGAGCAATGGATTTCCACCGGACACGTACACGTTCCCACCGCTTTTCAAAGCTTGCGGGAAGTTCTCAGGGATCGGAGAAGGCAAACAGATACATGGGAGCGTCACGAAAATGGGTTTCTTGAGCGATGTATATGTGCAGAACTCGCTTCTTCATTTTTACGGCTCGTGCGGAAATTTAGAGAGTGCGTgcaaggtgttcgatgaaatgcctgtgAGAGATGTAGTTTCGTGGACCGGCGTTATATCCGGTTTCTCGAGGATTGGGTTGTATAAAGAAGCTCTGAGGATGTTTCTAAAGATGGATGTTGAGGCTAATCTGGCTACGTATATTTGTGCGTTGGTTGCTAGTGGGAGAGTGGGGTGGTTAAGGTTAGGGCAAGGGATCCATGGATTGATAATGAAGAAAGCTTATTTGTTCAGCTTGGAAATTGGTAACGCTCTTATAGATATGTATGTGAAATGTGAGCAGTTGTGTGATGCGAAGAGAGTCTTTGGTGAGTTGAAAACGAAAGATAAAGTTTCTTGGAACAGTATGATCAGTGGATTGGTTCAGTGTAAAAAGCCTAACGAGGCGGTTGAGTTGTTTTTTTCTCTGATGCAAACGTCTTCTGGGGTTAAACCAGACGGGCATATACTTACAAGTGTTCTCTCTGCGTGTGCTAGCTTAGGAGCTGTGGAGTACGGGAGATGGGTTCATGAGTATGTTGTGAGGGCTGGGATCAAATGGGACACGCATATCGGAACAGCGGTTGTTGACATGTATGCGAAATGTGGATGCATCGAAACGGCTTTGGAGGTTTTCAACGGAATCAGAATCAAGAATGTGTATACTTGGAACGCTCTGTTAGGTGGTTTAGCTATCCATGGACATGGGCATGAGTCTCTTAGATACTTCGAAAAGATGGTTAAGCTCGGTTTTAAGCCCAATGAGGTGACTTTTCTCGCGGTTTTAAACGCTTGTTGCCACACCGGTTTGGTAGATGAAGGGAGAAGATATTTCTATAAGATGATTACCGGAGAATACAATCTGTCTCCTAAGCTAGAGCATTATGGATGCTTGATTGATATGCTTTGTAGAGCTGGATTGTTAGATGAAGCGTTGGAGCTTGTCAAAGCGATGCCGGTTAAACCGGATGTGCTTATATGTGGAGCTATTCTTAGTGCTTGTAAGAGTAGAGAGACATTAACGGAGCTTCCTAAAGAGATATTGGATAAATTTTTAGAGATGGAGTTTGAAGATAGTGGCGTTTATGTGTTACTGTCTAACATTTTTGCTGCTAACAGAAGATGGAATGATGTTGCTAAGATTAGGAGATTGATGAAGGTAAAAGGTATATCAAAGGTTCCAGGATCAAGTGCTATAGACGTCAATTAA